A single genomic interval of Nonomuraea rubra harbors:
- the cydC gene encoding thiol reductant ABC exporter subunit CydC yields the protein MTATTVTITRPGGSRFRPILALLGPHRPLLLVAIASGIAHHLVVLASAGVGAWVVSRAITGATPDDLRGGLIALGLLLPFLALTPWLESYLAHVAAFRVLADVRGRVYAAFERLAPGYLLQRRSGDLGTAAISDVEQLELWFAHTLSPLISAVTVPVAALTALAAFHPALAAALAPALILLALLPAWLRKRAAAQGAKLRAELGELNAEAVDTLQGLRELLTSGAGARQLDRLAGHDQRLLDAKLAHGRRSGLEHAVTNAATTLGLLAVLVTAALLTSAGSLQPALFPVAVVLAATTFAPVIAVTDVARDLNLVIAAGDRIMTILGTPAPVTDRVTVPPPGPIEPRVRFDDVRFRYAPDLPEAITGVTLDLAPGETLALVGHSGAGKSTCASLLMRMWDVTAGAITIGGHDVRDFPQEDLRRLITLVPQDVYLFNIPLRDNIRLGRPNATDDEVETAARAAHAHDFITALPDGYDTLPGELGARLSGGQRQRIAIARALLKDAPILIMDEAVSNLDAESEQEVAAAMTAARHDRTTLIIAHRLSTIRTADRIIVLDGGGVAETGTHAELIDRDGAYTRLLATQLGDR from the coding sequence ATGACCGCCACCACCGTCACGATCACCCGTCCCGGCGGCTCCCGATTCCGTCCGATCCTGGCCCTGCTCGGCCCTCACCGCCCGCTGCTCCTGGTCGCGATCGCCAGCGGCATCGCCCACCACCTAGTCGTCCTCGCCTCCGCCGGCGTCGGCGCCTGGGTGGTCAGCCGCGCCATCACCGGCGCCACCCCCGACGACCTGCGCGGCGGCCTGATCGCTCTCGGCCTCCTGCTGCCCTTCCTGGCCCTCACCCCGTGGCTGGAGTCCTACCTCGCCCACGTGGCCGCCTTCCGCGTGCTGGCCGACGTCCGCGGCCGCGTCTACGCCGCCTTCGAACGCCTCGCGCCCGGCTACCTGCTCCAGCGCCGCTCCGGCGACCTCGGCACCGCCGCCATCTCCGACGTCGAGCAACTGGAGCTGTGGTTCGCCCACACCCTCAGCCCGCTGATCAGCGCCGTCACCGTCCCCGTCGCCGCGCTGACCGCCCTGGCCGCCTTCCACCCCGCCCTCGCCGCGGCCCTCGCCCCTGCCCTGATCCTGCTCGCCCTCCTGCCCGCCTGGCTGCGCAAGCGCGCCGCCGCCCAGGGCGCCAAGCTCCGCGCCGAACTCGGCGAGCTCAACGCCGAAGCCGTCGACACCCTCCAAGGGCTGCGCGAGCTGCTCACCTCAGGTGCCGGCGCCCGCCAGCTCGACCGCCTGGCCGGACACGACCAGCGGCTACTGGACGCCAAACTCGCCCACGGCCGCCGCTCCGGCCTCGAACACGCCGTCACCAACGCCGCCACCACCCTCGGCCTGCTCGCCGTCCTCGTCACCGCGGCCCTGCTGACGTCGGCGGGCAGCCTGCAACCCGCCCTGTTCCCCGTCGCCGTCGTGCTGGCCGCCACCACCTTCGCCCCGGTCATCGCCGTCACCGACGTGGCCCGCGACCTCAACCTCGTCATCGCCGCCGGCGACCGCATCATGACCATCCTCGGCACCCCGGCCCCCGTCACCGACCGCGTCACGGTCCCCCCGCCCGGCCCGATCGAGCCTCGCGTCCGCTTCGACGACGTCCGCTTCCGCTACGCTCCCGACCTCCCAGAAGCCATCACCGGCGTCACCCTCGACCTCGCGCCCGGCGAAACGCTGGCTCTCGTCGGCCACTCCGGCGCGGGCAAGTCCACCTGCGCCAGCCTCCTCATGCGCATGTGGGACGTCACCGCCGGCGCCATCACCATCGGCGGCCACGACGTACGCGACTTCCCGCAGGAGGACCTGCGCCGCCTGATCACCCTCGTCCCGCAGGACGTCTACCTGTTCAACATCCCGCTGCGCGACAACATCCGCCTCGGCCGCCCCAACGCGACCGATGACGAGGTCGAGACGGCCGCCCGCGCCGCCCACGCCCACGACTTCATCACCGCGCTGCCCGACGGCTACGACACCCTGCCCGGCGAACTCGGCGCCCGCCTGTCCGGCGGCCAGCGCCAGCGCATCGCCATCGCCCGCGCCCTGCTCAAGGACGCCCCCATCCTCATCATGGACGAGGCCGTCTCCAACCTCGACGCCGAAAGCGAGCAGGAGGTCGCCGCCGCCATGACCGCCGCCCGCCACGACCGCACCACCCTGATCATCGCCCACCGCCTGTCCACCATCCGCACCGCCGACCGCATCATCGTCCTCGACGGCGGAGGCGTCGCCGAGACCGGCACCCACGCCGAGCTCATCGACCGCGACGGCGCCTACACCCGGCTCCTGGCCACCCAGCTCGGCGATCGGTGA
- a CDS encoding DUF2188 domain-containing protein — protein MVRREDGNWEVTRPGASRASAVAPTQAQAITRGSQILTNDGGGELRIHNTDGQIRDQRTIAPGNDPYPPKG, from the coding sequence GTGGTTCGTCGCGAGGACGGCAACTGGGAGGTCACCAGACCCGGCGCGAGCCGGGCCAGCGCCGTGGCGCCCACCCAGGCCCAGGCCATCACCCGCGGATCGCAGATCCTCACCAACGACGGCGGCGGCGAGCTTCGCATCCACAACACTGACGGCCAGATCCGCGACCAGCGGACCATCGCCCCCGGGAACGATCCGTACCCGCCGAAGGGCTGA
- a CDS encoding fasciclin domain-containing protein translates to MTAIATKRLGVGLALAVSLITLTACGTGSGAATAPNSSGTAPAPSASPPMAAESGDDASPEPAKTDEQFGMACSAMPDDGEGSFTGMADEPVATAASKNPLLSTLVSAVKRAGLVDTLNTAENITVFAPTNDAFAKIDKAVLKRVLADKKTLTDLLTYHVVRGRKTREDLKRGSFTTLQGGKVATVYTDDGYLVGDATVVCGNVRTRNATVYLIDTVLVPTS, encoded by the coding sequence GTGACTGCCATCGCGACCAAGCGCCTCGGCGTCGGCCTGGCCCTAGCCGTATCCCTGATCACACTGACCGCCTGCGGCACAGGATCCGGCGCGGCCACGGCTCCGAACAGCAGCGGCACCGCCCCCGCGCCGAGCGCCAGCCCGCCGATGGCCGCGGAATCCGGCGACGACGCCAGCCCCGAGCCGGCCAAGACAGATGAGCAGTTCGGGATGGCCTGCTCCGCGATGCCCGACGACGGCGAGGGCAGCTTCACCGGCATGGCCGACGAGCCTGTCGCCACTGCCGCCTCCAAAAATCCGCTCCTGTCCACCCTGGTCAGCGCCGTGAAAAGGGCCGGACTCGTGGACACACTCAACACGGCCGAGAACATCACCGTCTTCGCCCCGACTAACGACGCCTTCGCGAAGATAGACAAAGCCGTCCTCAAGAGGGTGCTGGCCGACAAGAAGACGCTGACCGACCTCCTCACCTATCACGTCGTCCGGGGTCGTAAGACCCGCGAAGACCTGAAGCGCGGCTCCTTCACCACGCTGCAGGGCGGCAAGGTCGCCACCGTGTACACCGACGATGGCTACCTGGTCGGTGACGCCACCGTGGTCTGCGGCAACGTGCGCACCCGCAACGCCACCGTCTACCTCATCGACACCGTCCTGGTGCCCACGAGCTGA
- a CDS encoding DUF4383 domain-containing protein has protein sequence MTTPILLPRRSALRGSATMVGAAFLLAGVLGFVPGVTIGYDRLTFAGHDSGALLLGLFQVSMVHNLVHLAFGVAGLMLARTFNGARGFLLGGGAIYLSLWLYGRLIEQDSPADFVPLNTADNRLHLLLGATMIALGLLTGRRSRKP, from the coding sequence ATGACCACCCCCATCCTCCTACCGCGCCGTTCCGCGTTGCGCGGGTCCGCCACCATGGTCGGCGCCGCGTTCCTCCTGGCCGGTGTCCTTGGCTTCGTGCCTGGCGTCACCATCGGCTACGACCGGCTCACCTTCGCCGGGCATGATTCCGGCGCCCTGCTGCTCGGCCTGTTCCAGGTCTCCATGGTGCACAACCTCGTCCATCTGGCCTTCGGCGTCGCCGGACTGATGCTCGCCCGTACCTTCAACGGCGCCCGCGGCTTCCTGCTCGGCGGCGGCGCCATCTACCTGTCGCTCTGGCTCTACGGCCGGCTCATCGAGCAGGACAGCCCGGCCGACTTCGTTCCGCTCAACACCGCCGACAACCGGCTGCATCTCCTCCTCGGCGCCACCATGATCGCCCTCGGCCTTCTCACCGGCCGCCGTTCGCGCAAGCCGTGA
- a CDS encoding PepSY-associated TM helix domain-containing protein encodes MTSSIDVSTAPAEQPASRRGVALRPLVRRLHFYAGLLVAPFLLVAATTGLLYAASFQIEKIVYQHELTAPVGQTRLPLDQQVAAASAALPDGKVSAVRPGTEAGQTTRVLLDVPGLAPSTRMAVFVDPYTAQVRGTLESYGSSGALPVRAWISNLHRHLHLGEPGRIYSELAASWLWVVALGGLLLWLTRRRRQRRRLILPERGAPAARRTLSWHGSVGVWAVLGLLFLSATGLTWSKYAGANIGDLRSAWGWGTPAIDTSGGEHAAHSSGGHQHGATSTFSLDRVAQAGASKGLSGPLEITWPAEAGGPYLVKEIDNQWPVRLDQVAVSTTTGQVSAELRFDDYPLAAKLTSWGISAHMGTLFGLANQIALMAVAAGLITLIVLGYRMWWQHRPASTPARGAWRQAGWAATGLLALVAVGIGVFLPLMGIPLVAFLLLDAVLGWRSRSVKAR; translated from the coding sequence GTGACCTCGTCCATCGACGTCTCCACCGCACCAGCCGAGCAACCGGCTTCCCGCCGCGGGGTGGCCTTGCGACCCCTTGTACGGCGGCTGCACTTCTACGCCGGGCTCCTCGTCGCGCCCTTCCTCCTGGTGGCCGCGACCACCGGCCTGCTGTACGCCGCCTCGTTCCAGATCGAGAAGATCGTCTACCAGCACGAGCTGACCGCCCCGGTCGGCCAGACTCGCCTGCCTCTCGACCAGCAGGTGGCGGCGGCCAGCGCGGCGCTGCCCGACGGGAAGGTCAGCGCGGTGCGGCCGGGCACGGAGGCCGGCCAGACCACCCGGGTGCTGCTCGACGTGCCCGGCCTGGCGCCCAGCACCAGGATGGCGGTCTTCGTCGACCCCTACACCGCCCAGGTCCGCGGCACCTTGGAGAGCTACGGCAGCTCCGGCGCGCTGCCCGTACGAGCCTGGATCTCCAACCTCCACCGCCACCTTCACCTGGGAGAACCGGGACGCATCTACAGCGAGCTGGCAGCGAGCTGGTTGTGGGTCGTCGCTCTCGGCGGCCTGCTGCTCTGGCTCACCAGGCGCCGCCGCCAGCGCCGCCGACTGATCCTGCCCGAGCGCGGCGCTCCCGCCGCGCGGCGCACGCTGTCCTGGCACGGCTCCGTCGGCGTATGGGCGGTGCTGGGCCTGCTGTTCCTGTCCGCTACCGGCCTGACCTGGTCGAAGTACGCCGGCGCCAACATCGGCGACCTGCGCTCCGCCTGGGGATGGGGCACCCCGGCGATCGACACCTCCGGCGGCGAGCACGCCGCACACTCCTCGGGCGGGCACCAGCACGGCGCTACCTCCACGTTCAGCCTGGACCGGGTCGCGCAGGCGGGCGCGAGCAAGGGCCTGTCCGGTCCGCTGGAGATCACCTGGCCGGCCGAGGCCGGTGGCCCCTACCTGGTCAAGGAGATCGACAACCAGTGGCCGGTGCGCCTGGACCAGGTGGCCGTCAGCACCACCACCGGACAGGTGAGCGCCGAACTGCGCTTCGACGACTACCCGCTGGCCGCCAAGCTGACCAGCTGGGGCATCTCCGCTCACATGGGGACGCTGTTCGGGCTGGCCAACCAGATCGCGCTCATGGCGGTCGCGGCCGGGCTCATCACGCTCATCGTGCTCGGTTACCGCATGTGGTGGCAGCACCGCCCCGCCTCCACGCCCGCCCGTGGCGCCTGGAGGCAGGCCGGCTGGGCCGCGACAGGGCTGCTGGCACTGGTCGCCGTCGGCATCGGGGTCTTCCTGCCGCTCATGGGCATCCCCCTGGTGGCGTTCCTGCTGCTCGACGCCGTACTGGGCTGGCGGTCCCGCAGTGTGAAGGCCCGATAG
- a CDS encoding cytochrome c oxidase assembly protein has product MRVSVRAYTAFAVGAGVLVLVAVLGFGGGAGQPEIAGLPTAGPLTDWGLPLARFAHDLCAVACVGTLLAAAVLAPATSPESARCLRAARGWALGWAFATLLSYVLTLSSFIPMPVAGLLAAPDMLAFGTELPQTRALLLVLAVTFVSAAATVLPKVPRWVPLAVAAFGLLPPAYVGHAASAGDHDLAISALMTHLLAVSLWAGGLGAVLIYFRRSADLPVVLPRFSTIALGCFAGVAWSGLVSGWVRLNVPADLWQSRYGLLLLAKAAALVVLAWFGWNHRRRTVEGVAERGVRRTFVRLAAAEVGVMVAAMGLAVGLSRTPPPPGDGGGHDHLVLEYVLAPYSPGRLITEVRLDPLVVLLLALLAAGYLIGVRRVPAWPRGRVLAWLAGLGLAALALLGGIGGYGRAMPLAQALQHVLLTVAAPLLLCAAAPVTLAAQATTSASQNGGLSSRAFGRRVTHPAVLMVAYPTLFLLLYGTRWLPWRLAGYAPHLATAFLFFGLGLLVSWVVLDVDPLYRPFPWAARVRLLAVVVGTHLAVGTYLLAGPLIAGEWYALAAPPGVPDLLADQRAAGAAYLIVSLLVLAPVGLRLALQRQTARARQAQSRHVAR; this is encoded by the coding sequence ATGAGGGTTTCCGTACGGGCGTACACCGCGTTCGCGGTCGGCGCAGGCGTTCTGGTGCTCGTCGCGGTGCTGGGCTTCGGAGGGGGAGCCGGGCAGCCGGAGATCGCCGGGCTGCCCACCGCCGGGCCGCTGACCGACTGGGGGCTGCCGCTGGCCCGCTTCGCCCACGACCTGTGCGCGGTGGCCTGCGTGGGAACGCTGCTGGCCGCCGCCGTTCTCGCCCCCGCGACCTCGCCCGAGTCGGCGCGTTGCCTGCGCGCGGCCCGTGGCTGGGCGCTGGGCTGGGCGTTCGCGACGTTGCTGAGCTACGTGCTGACCCTGTCCAGCTTCATCCCCATGCCGGTGGCGGGTCTGCTCGCCGCGCCCGACATGCTCGCGTTCGGCACGGAGCTGCCGCAGACGCGGGCGCTGCTGCTGGTGCTGGCCGTGACCTTCGTGTCGGCGGCGGCCACGGTCCTGCCGAAGGTGCCCAGGTGGGTGCCGCTGGCGGTCGCGGCGTTCGGCCTGCTGCCGCCCGCCTATGTGGGCCACGCCGCCTCGGCGGGGGACCACGATCTCGCCATCTCCGCGCTGATGACGCACCTGCTGGCGGTGTCGCTGTGGGCTGGCGGCCTCGGCGCTGTGCTGATCTACTTCCGGCGCTCGGCCGACCTGCCGGTCGTGCTGCCCAGGTTCAGCACGATCGCGCTCGGCTGCTTCGCCGGAGTGGCCTGGTCCGGGCTGGTCAGCGGGTGGGTGCGGCTGAACGTGCCCGCCGATCTGTGGCAGAGCCGGTACGGGCTGCTCCTGCTGGCTAAGGCGGCCGCGCTGGTGGTGTTGGCGTGGTTCGGCTGGAACCATCGTCGCCGCACGGTCGAGGGCGTGGCCGAGCGCGGGGTGCGCCGTACGTTCGTGCGGCTGGCGGCGGCCGAGGTGGGTGTCATGGTGGCGGCGATGGGGCTGGCCGTCGGCCTGTCCCGCACGCCACCGCCGCCGGGTGACGGGGGCGGGCATGACCACCTCGTGCTGGAGTACGTCCTGGCGCCGTACTCGCCCGGCAGGCTGATCACCGAGGTGCGGCTGGATCCGCTCGTCGTCCTGCTGCTGGCCCTGCTCGCCGCCGGATACCTGATCGGCGTGCGCAGGGTGCCCGCCTGGCCCCGGGGAAGGGTCCTCGCCTGGCTCGCCGGCCTCGGGCTGGCCGCGCTCGCGCTCCTCGGCGGAATCGGTGGCTACGGGCGGGCGATGCCGTTGGCCCAGGCCCTGCAGCACGTCCTGCTCACCGTCGCTGCCCCGCTCCTGCTCTGCGCCGCCGCGCCGGTCACCTTGGCGGCCCAGGCCACGACGAGTGCCTCGCAGAATGGCGGCCTTAGCTCGCGAGCGTTCGGACGGCGGGTCACGCATCCCGCTGTGCTGATGGTGGCCTACCCGACGCTGTTCCTGCTCCTGTACGGCACGAGATGGCTGCCGTGGAGGCTGGCCGGGTATGCGCCCCATCTGGCCACCGCATTCCTCTTCTTCGGCCTGGGCCTGCTGGTGTCGTGGGTGGTGCTGGACGTCGATCCGCTGTACCGGCCGTTCCCGTGGGCTGCACGGGTCCGGCTGCTGGCGGTGGTCGTCGGGACGCACCTGGCGGTCGGCACGTACCTGTTGGCCGGGCCGTTGATCGCAGGGGAGTGGTACGCGCTGGCGGCACCGCCGGGCGTGCCCGACCTGCTCGCCGACCAGCGTGCGGCCGGGGCCGCGTACCTGATCGTGTCCCTGCTCGTCCTCGCACCGGTGGGCCTGCGCCTGGCCCTGCAACGACAGACCGCCCGAGCGCGCCAAGCGCAATCCAGGCATGTGGCACGATAG
- a CDS encoding heavy-metal-associated domain-containing protein, translating to MTSTYVVTGMNCQHCVNSITEAVGEVPGVTGVVVDLPTGRMDVTGGPQADLVRQAVQEAGFKVA from the coding sequence ATGACCAGCACCTACGTCGTCACGGGCATGAACTGCCAGCACTGCGTGAACTCGATCACCGAGGCGGTGGGCGAGGTGCCCGGCGTCACGGGCGTCGTCGTCGACCTGCCGACAGGCAGGATGGACGTGACCGGTGGGCCTCAGGCCGACCTGGTCCGGCAGGCCGTGCAGGAGGCGGGCTTCAAGGTCGCCTGA
- a CDS encoding GlxA family transcriptional regulator, producing MPADPHVVAVLALDGVVGFDLSMPCHVFGLARLPDGSYPYLVRVCGVAPSVRATAGGVGYYNIEAPNGLDGAEEADTIVVPGVTVSRQAPEAVLALLRKAAARGARIVSICTGAFVLADAGLLSGRTATTHWAAAAELARRHPDVRVDPKPLYLGDGRLFTSAGVAAGLDLCLHLVHRDFGAAVAAGAARATVMAPSRDGDQAQFIPQPPVTVPDGGLAATLAWMREHAAEPLALADIAQHANLSVRTLSRRFQEQMGTTPLAWLAHQRLLLARHLLETTDLPIPAVADRSGHGSASALRAHFDRELRVSPHRYRQSFRPRD from the coding sequence ATGCCCGCTGACCCGCACGTCGTCGCCGTACTCGCCCTGGACGGCGTGGTCGGCTTCGACCTGTCGATGCCCTGCCACGTCTTCGGCCTGGCCCGCCTGCCCGACGGCAGCTATCCCTACCTGGTACGGGTGTGCGGGGTGGCCCCGTCGGTGCGCGCCACCGCCGGAGGAGTCGGCTACTACAACATCGAGGCCCCCAACGGCCTGGACGGTGCCGAAGAAGCCGACACCATCGTGGTGCCGGGCGTGACCGTCAGCAGGCAGGCCCCTGAGGCGGTGCTCGCCTTGCTGCGGAAGGCCGCCGCGAGGGGAGCGCGGATCGTGTCGATCTGCACTGGCGCGTTCGTGCTCGCCGACGCCGGGCTGCTGTCCGGCAGGACGGCCACTACGCACTGGGCGGCCGCGGCGGAGCTGGCCCGCCGCCACCCCGACGTGCGGGTCGATCCCAAGCCGCTGTACCTCGGCGACGGGCGCCTGTTCACCTCGGCGGGCGTGGCCGCCGGGCTCGACCTGTGCCTGCACCTGGTTCACCGGGACTTCGGCGCCGCTGTGGCCGCCGGGGCCGCCCGCGCCACCGTCATGGCGCCCAGCCGTGACGGCGACCAGGCGCAGTTCATCCCGCAGCCGCCTGTCACCGTCCCGGACGGCGGGCTGGCCGCCACCCTCGCGTGGATGCGCGAGCACGCCGCCGAGCCGTTGGCGCTCGCCGACATCGCGCAGCACGCCAACCTCAGCGTCCGCACGTTGTCGCGCCGCTTCCAGGAGCAGATGGGCACCACGCCGCTGGCCTGGCTCGCCCACCAGCGCCTCCTGCTGGCCCGGCACCTGCTGGAGACCACCGACCTGCCCATCCCCGCCGTCGCCGACCGCAGCGGCCACGGCTCGGCCAGTGCCCTTCGCGCCCACTTCGACCGGGAGCTGCGCGTCAGCCCGCACCGCTACCGGCAGTCCTTCCGGCCGCGCGACTGA
- a CDS encoding ABC transporter ATP-binding protein — MRLDLDAVSVTLGGRTVVGDVSLTVPSGRFAALVGPNGSGKSTLLRTVYRARRPNSGTIRLDGRDVWSMPPAHAARNVGVLMQEQHTGFEFTVAETVALGRTPHLGFFDRFTREDRAAVTEALDRTGLAAYAGRRVGQLSGGERQRVLLARALAGRPRLLVLDEPTNHLDVRHQLDLLELVRDLDVTVLAALHSLDLAATYADTIAVLRDGRLVAHGPAAEVLTPATIGEVFEVKATVHNAGGRPGFALRPRCVCPDRRCHWSCRERRLLSDAR; from the coding sequence ATGAGACTCGACCTCGACGCCGTGTCTGTCACCCTCGGCGGCAGGACGGTGGTCGGCGACGTGTCGCTGACCGTCCCGTCAGGCCGGTTCGCCGCGCTCGTCGGGCCGAACGGCAGCGGCAAGTCCACCCTGCTGCGTACCGTCTACCGGGCCCGCCGACCCAACAGCGGCACGATCCGCCTCGACGGCCGCGACGTCTGGTCCATGCCGCCCGCCCACGCCGCACGCAACGTGGGCGTGCTCATGCAGGAGCAGCACACCGGCTTCGAGTTCACCGTCGCCGAGACCGTCGCCCTGGGCCGCACGCCGCACCTGGGCTTCTTCGACCGGTTCACCCGCGAGGACCGCGCCGCGGTCACCGAGGCTCTCGACCGCACCGGCCTGGCCGCCTACGCCGGGCGCCGCGTCGGGCAGCTTTCCGGGGGTGAGCGCCAGCGGGTCCTGCTCGCCCGCGCGCTCGCCGGCCGTCCCCGCCTGCTCGTCCTCGACGAGCCGACCAACCACCTGGACGTCCGCCACCAGCTCGACCTCCTCGAACTGGTCCGGGACCTGGACGTCACCGTGCTCGCCGCCCTGCACAGCCTCGACCTGGCGGCCACGTACGCCGACACCATCGCCGTCCTGCGCGACGGGCGGCTCGTCGCGCACGGGCCCGCCGCCGAGGTGCTGACCCCGGCCACCATCGGCGAGGTGTTCGAGGTGAAGGCCACCGTGCACAACGCCGGCGGCCGGCCCGGCTTCGCGCTGCGGCCCCGCTGCGTGTGCCCCGACCGGCGCTGCCACTGGAGCTGTCGCGAGAGGAGGCTGCTCAGCGATGCCCGCTGA
- a CDS encoding FecCD family ABC transporter permease, with amino-acid sequence MTALVQKLPLRAVAVPYPVLVAVLATALTVSVVVATGIGPVGVPAGEVAGILTHHLTGGGDSPATADLIVWRIRLPRVLLSAVAGAGLALAGAVVQGVVRNPVADPYLLGLSHGASVGAVLVLTTGTAVLGALTLPGAAFTGASVAMGIVLAMASRQGRLLPVRLILVGVAFGHLFAGVTSFLLARTDSSAAQQQIIFWLLGGLSGTSWATLPVPAIVVGVAAGMLLMRARRLNALVLGEEASAALGLNAGRQRWYLLLLVTLLTGTVVAVSGGIGFVGLIVPHLARMLVGADHRRMLPVTVLLGALFLLWADVAARVLISPAELPIGVLTAFLGVPCFLLVMRARGLAAQETA; translated from the coding sequence GTGACCGCTCTCGTCCAGAAACTCCCCCTGCGTGCCGTGGCCGTGCCGTACCCGGTGCTGGTCGCTGTGCTGGCCACCGCGCTGACCGTTTCCGTGGTGGTCGCCACCGGCATCGGGCCGGTCGGCGTACCCGCGGGAGAGGTCGCCGGCATCCTCACCCATCATCTGACCGGCGGCGGCGACAGCCCGGCGACCGCCGACCTCATCGTCTGGCGGATCCGCCTGCCCCGGGTGCTGCTCAGCGCGGTGGCCGGTGCCGGGCTGGCGCTGGCCGGGGCCGTCGTGCAGGGCGTGGTGCGCAACCCGGTCGCCGACCCCTACCTGCTGGGCCTGTCCCACGGCGCCTCCGTCGGCGCCGTCCTGGTGCTGACCACGGGCACGGCCGTGCTCGGCGCGCTGACGCTGCCGGGGGCGGCGTTCACCGGCGCGAGCGTCGCGATGGGCATCGTGCTCGCCATGGCCAGCCGGCAGGGCCGCTTGCTGCCGGTGCGGCTGATCCTCGTCGGGGTCGCGTTCGGGCACCTGTTCGCCGGGGTGACCTCGTTCCTGCTGGCCCGTACCGACAGCTCGGCCGCCCAGCAGCAGATCATCTTCTGGCTGCTCGGCGGCCTGTCCGGCACGAGCTGGGCGACGCTGCCCGTCCCCGCGATCGTCGTCGGCGTCGCGGCCGGGATGCTGCTGATGCGGGCGCGCCGGCTCAACGCCCTGGTCCTGGGCGAGGAGGCCAGCGCAGCGCTCGGGCTCAACGCCGGCAGGCAGCGCTGGTACCTGCTCCTGCTGGTCACGCTGCTGACCGGTACGGTCGTCGCGGTGTCCGGCGGGATCGGGTTCGTCGGACTGATCGTGCCGCACCTGGCCCGGATGCTGGTGGGCGCCGACCACCGCCGGATGTTGCCGGTGACGGTGCTGCTCGGCGCGCTGTTCCTGCTCTGGGCGGACGTCGCCGCGCGCGTGCTGATCTCGCCGGCCGAGCTGCCCATCGGCGTGCTGACCGCGTTCCTCGGAGTGCCGTGCTTCCTGCTCGTCATGCGGGCGCGCGGCCTGGCCGCTCAGGAGACGGCATGA
- a CDS encoding ABC transporter substrate-binding protein, translating to MMRRLTLCLVAVLPLAAAGCGGDAGSVATGSSIVVKDCAGKDVTFSGPPAKVVTLDGYAAQTMARLGLSGKIVGTGYPAPFTVDTSPYKEDLAKVPVLAERVPVTEVVAAQRPDLVLTAFSAFGGPPGSPKDADLATMNAKGLAACMPGGNTASGLAPTYDYIRKLGTVFGVQDRADQLIAELRARQDAVSTGGAKPRVMIVQDNPVAGQPIKTSGNGTIAHAMLTLAGGENLFPDVSAMHADVSPEQVVKRDPQVIWVITDYTFAKAKGQELVDQVKRNPLLAETTAVKQGRVISTSQYLVSFPSPLNLDGLEQLAAGLREGGA from the coding sequence ATGATGCGGCGGCTGACGCTCTGCCTGGTCGCGGTGCTGCCTCTGGCCGCGGCCGGTTGCGGCGGCGATGCCGGGTCGGTGGCCACCGGTTCGTCGATCGTGGTCAAGGACTGCGCAGGTAAGGACGTCACCTTCAGCGGGCCGCCCGCGAAGGTGGTGACGCTCGACGGGTACGCCGCCCAGACGATGGCCAGGCTCGGCCTGAGTGGCAAGATCGTGGGCACGGGCTACCCCGCCCCGTTCACCGTGGACACCTCTCCCTACAAGGAGGATCTGGCCAAGGTTCCGGTCCTGGCCGAGCGGGTGCCGGTCACCGAGGTCGTCGCCGCGCAGCGCCCCGACCTCGTCCTGACCGCCTTCTCGGCGTTCGGCGGCCCGCCCGGCAGCCCCAAGGACGCCGACCTGGCCACCATGAACGCCAAGGGATTGGCCGCCTGCATGCCGGGCGGCAACACCGCATCCGGTCTCGCGCCCACCTACGACTACATCCGCAAGCTCGGCACCGTGTTCGGCGTCCAGGACCGTGCCGACCAGCTCATCGCCGAGCTGCGCGCCCGCCAGGACGCCGTCAGTACCGGAGGCGCCAAGCCACGCGTCATGATCGTCCAGGACAACCCGGTCGCCGGACAGCCGATCAAGACCTCAGGCAACGGCACCATCGCCCACGCCATGCTCACGCTGGCCGGTGGTGAGAACCTCTTCCCCGACGTCAGTGCCATGCACGCCGACGTCTCACCTGAGCAAGTGGTCAAGCGGGACCCGCAGGTCATCTGGGTGATCACCGACTACACCTTTGCCAAGGCCAAGGGGCAGGAGCTCGTCGACCAGGTGAAGCGGAACCCGCTGCTGGCTGAGACCACCGCCGTCAAGCAGGGCAGGGTCATCTCGACGTCGCAGTACCTGGTCTCCTTCCCCAGCCCGCTGAACCTCGACGGCCTCGAACAACTCGCCGCCGGTCTGCGTGAGGGCGGCGCGTGA